Proteins encoded within one genomic window of Hahella chejuensis KCTC 2396:
- a CDS encoding TSUP family transporter produces the protein MDVVIVVLIFSVVQSILGVGLLVFGTPTLLILGYGFIETLIILLPCSLVISAVQVSSSWRQLDKLKLTLPLLSIPTIAMGIYFSASFDEPSVLYSLIGVGMVLTAISRLSVKASAFMGHFASRFLFSYIPIMGLIHGLTNMGGALLTILASSLYSDKGKVRSNIAYGYLIFAIAQLTVIFTILGEDFRSLNYYYPVMAIAVYLSVGKLIYNNIKSGLYNHLVTGLCMAYGLVLLFTK, from the coding sequence ATGGATGTTGTAATAGTTGTTTTAATATTTTCTGTCGTGCAATCTATATTGGGCGTTGGCTTATTGGTTTTTGGGACGCCTACGCTACTTATACTCGGCTATGGTTTTATAGAGACTTTAATTATACTTTTACCTTGCTCTTTGGTAATCAGTGCGGTGCAGGTAAGTTCCTCATGGCGTCAACTCGATAAACTTAAATTAACCCTTCCATTATTATCTATTCCCACCATTGCTATGGGGATATATTTTTCCGCTAGTTTTGACGAGCCCAGTGTATTATACTCGCTGATTGGTGTAGGAATGGTGTTGACAGCTATATCAAGGTTATCTGTTAAAGCATCTGCTTTTATGGGCCACTTTGCTTCGCGTTTTCTCTTCTCATACATTCCAATTATGGGGCTGATACATGGATTGACTAATATGGGAGGCGCTCTGCTTACCATACTTGCTTCAAGTCTATACAGTGATAAGGGAAAAGTGCGTAGTAATATAGCTTATGGATATTTGATCTTTGCTATAGCGCAGCTAACTGTTATCTTCACTATACTGGGCGAGGATTTTCGTTCTCTAAATTATTATTATCCCGTCATGGCGATTGCTGTTTATTTGAGCGTAGGGAAACTGATTTATAATAATATAAAGAGTGGACTGTACAATCATTTAGTGACAGGTTTGTGCATGGCGTATGGGTTAGTCCTACTGTTTACTAAGTAG